A window of Adhaeribacter arboris genomic DNA:
ACCTTAAGAGCGCGTTTCTTTTTGCTTTTGGTTTAAGTAGTTTAATAAATTATGGAGTTGAGGATTGCCGGACGCATCGTGAAATTGAATCCAGTGCTGCTGATTTTGGTCTTCTACCCGAATAGTATATTTTTTCTGGTCGGCACCGTGGTTAACTTCCGGCTCCAGGTTGGGTAAATCAAAAAATTGGGCTTCGTGGATTAGTTGGTGCAGATGGTTGGCTTCGTCGGGTGACAGCACTTCGCTGTTTAATTCCAGCGGCTTATTTAATCCCGGAAAAAAACCAAATCCACCTTCGGGTTTAAAATATACTTTCATAGTAGATGTAGTTAGGGCAGCTTTTTGCTTTTCTTAAAGGTACGTTTTTACGGCCGCCTTATCACC
This region includes:
- a CDS encoding protealysin inhibitor emfourin: MKVYFKPEGGFGFFPGLNKPLELNSEVLSPDEANHLHQLIHEAQFFDLPNLEPEVNHGADQKKYTIRVEDQNQQHWIQFHDASGNPQLHNLLNYLNQKQKETRS